In one Thunnus maccoyii chromosome 12, fThuMac1.1, whole genome shotgun sequence genomic region, the following are encoded:
- the LOC121908663 gene encoding zinc finger protein ZFMSA12A-like, with protein sequence MEGPLPMSALRLLVPPLRLMSAVMWKVVHLRNVKHYGKVEEFVSLVTEAIPDILTSRQMRLLTLGLRAKMTLQMLCSEQSEDLKSVKTHLDSLLPTSSRQAHSANEALEANFVRLVQRLLEDPEGRGHFLKNVFPVKYGPDFDTALETVVCEFFTRLDAMLLIPDFKQTAMWISDAPSVPDEYMQCASKADDFKVLLRGMMQRGQLAEMNASAPSPSEQQLLSSLSLPPSLRDTNTSYQTEDDCSPENCPLSPKDGEVSTVTSDNQRESDRISPQQQGDMEIQDARWTQTLNHCSAEQTKGGSDSILDVPIVDQDNQPSANSQVPSTSAESLVLSGSTIGPPRQRVAHKCSQCGKCFIYRYELLEHQRLHTGENPYKCSQCGKAFRRTSDLSTHRRTQCTKAAYICIKCGNSFQSIQEKFRHQCVHNVQKFDCSHCGKSFKKMYLLGKHELTHTQNRIFTCRQCREVYSTMSELRAHQKIHPPELSNQCMQCGKFFSSVACLTAHELRHRQQRTQICVRCGKAFKNKHDLNLHMRSHTGERPFQCTYCGKRFSVSGNLNIHIRTHTGEKPYLCSDCGKAFVSAGELQIHRRTHTGEKPYKCTVCGRGFTMASKVTLHMRVHTGERPYVCSECGKGFSRGSELKKHTMNHTGVRPYACQLCAKTYTCLNHLKRHLKSHSVIQT encoded by the exons ATGG AGGGTCCCCTGCCCATGTCTGCACTGAGGCTGCTGGTTCCTCCTCTGCGGTTGATGTCGGCCGTGATGTGGAAGGTGGTTCACCTGAGGAACGTAAAGCATTATGGGAAAGTGGAGGAGTTTGTGTCCTTAGTGACTGAAGCCATCCCTGACATCTTGACTAGCAGACAGATGAGGCTGCTCACTCTGGGCTTAAGAGCAAAG ATGACTTTACAGATGTTATGTTCTGAACAGTCAGAGGATCTCAAAAGTGTTAAAACACACTTGGACAGCCTTCTGCCAACTAGCTCAAGACAG GCTCATTCAGCAAATGAAGCTCTTGAGGCCAACTTTGTCAGGCTTGTTCAGAGACTTCTGGAGGACCCTGAAGGGAGAGGACACTTCCTGAAG AATGTGTTTCCTGTGAAGTATGGGCCTGACTTTGACACAGCACTGGAGACAGTGGTTTGTGAGTTCTTCACCAGACTGGACGCAATGCTGCTTATTCCAGACTTTAAACAG ACTGCAATGTGGATCAGCGATGCACCTTCTGTGCCAGATGAGTACATGCAGTGTGCATCCAAAGCAGATGACTTCAAAGTACTGCTCAGAGGTATGATGCAAAGAGGACAATTGGCCGAGATGAATGCCAGTG CCCCCTCCCCATCAGAGCAGCAGCTCCTCTCATCGTTATCCCTCCCTCCTTCGCTGAGGGACACCAACACATCTTATCAGACAGAGGATGATTGCAGTCCAGAAAATTGTCCTTTGAGTCCCAAAGATGGTGAAGTCAGCACAGTAACATCTGATAACCAAAGAGAATCTGACAGGATTTCCCCTCAGCAGCAAGGAGATATGGAGATACAGGATGCAAGATGGACACAGACTCTCAATCATTGCAGTGCAGAACAAACAAAAGGAGGCAGTGACAGTATTCTTGATGTTCCAATTGTTGATCAGGATAACCAACCTTCTGCCAACTCCCAAGTTCCCTCTACATCTGCTGAAAGCCTTGTATTGTCCGGCTCTACGATTGGCCCTCCACGGCAGAGAGTTGCACATAAATGCTCTCAGTGTGGGAAGTGCTTCATTTACCGTTACGAGCTCCTGGAGCATCAGAGGCTCCACACCGGAGAAAATCCTTACAAGTGCTCTCAATGCGGAAAGGCCTTCAGAAGGACCTCTGATCTGTCCACTCACAGACGGACACAGTGCACAAAAGCTGCTTATATTTGCATCAAATGCGGAAACAGCTTTCAATCCATACAGGAAAAATTTAGACACCAGTGTGTTCATAATGTCCAAAAGTTTGATTGTTCTCATTGCGGGAAAAGCTTTAAGAAAATGTACTTGCTGGGTAAACATGAGCTGACTCACACCCAGAACCGGATCTTTACATGCAGACAGTGCAGGGAAGTGTATTCCACTATGAGTGAACTGAGAGCCCACCAGAAGATTCATCCTCCAGAGCTGTCCAATCAGTGCATGCAGTGCGGGAAGTTTTTCAGCTCTGTCGCGTGTTTGACAGCCCACGAACTGCGCCACAGACAACAGAGAACACAGATTTGTGTGCGTTGTGgtaaagcttttaaaaacaaacatgacctGAATCTTCACATGCGTAGTCACACAGGCGAGAGGCCGTTTCAGTGCACGTATTGTGGGAAGCGTTTCTCCGTGTCAGGAAATCTAAACATACACATAAGGAcccacactggagagaaaccctATCTATGCTCTGACTGCGGCAAGGCATTTGTTTCAGCCGGCGAGCTGCAGATACACAGACGCACCCATACGGGCGAAAAGCCGTACAAATGCACCGTATGTGGGAGAGGATTCACCATGGCGAGCAAAGTGACACTTCATATGCGTGTGCACACCGGGGAACGGCCGTATGTCTGCTCTGAATGTGGGAAAGGATTTTCACGTGGCAGCGAATTGAAAAAACATACCATGAACCATACAGGGGTTCGACCCTACGCTTGTCAGTTGTGTGCAAAGACTTACACGTGCCTCAATCACCTGAAGAGGCACTTAAAATCTCACAGTGTGATCCAAACATAG